Proteins from a genomic interval of Undibacterium parvum:
- a CDS encoding YqiA/YcfP family alpha/beta fold hydrolase, with product MILYLHGFRSSPSSFKARKMGEYLQQIGRADEYICPQLPASPLLAIQLIEELLKSYPAHAVTLIGSSLGGYYATWLAEQYGCKAVLLNPAVKPPRDLEKYVGVTTAYHSDELFEFKPEYVAQLRSYEVAQISRPERYLLLAATGDEVLDWREMQAHYPAARQIIINGSDHGMADVVDHLATILTFCDAN from the coding sequence ATGATTTTGTATTTACATGGTTTCCGTTCTTCCCCAAGCTCATTCAAGGCGCGCAAGATGGGCGAGTATTTGCAGCAGATCGGGCGCGCTGATGAGTATATTTGCCCGCAACTGCCAGCTTCGCCTTTACTGGCGATACAGCTGATCGAGGAGCTACTGAAAAGCTATCCTGCGCATGCGGTGACCCTGATAGGTTCGTCGCTGGGCGGTTATTATGCGACCTGGTTGGCCGAGCAATACGGCTGCAAAGCGGTATTGCTCAATCCGGCAGTCAAGCCGCCGCGTGATCTGGAAAAATATGTGGGTGTGACGACGGCCTACCATAGCGATGAGTTATTTGAATTTAAGCCTGAGTATGTGGCGCAATTACGGTCTTACGAGGTGGCGCAGATTAGCCGGCCAGAGCGCTATTTGCTACTGGCAGCCACCGGTGACGAGGTGCTCGATTGGCGCGAAATGCAGGCGCATTATCCGGCCGCCCGGCAAATCATCATAAACGGTAGCGATCATGGGATGGCCGATGTGGTGGATCATCTTGCTACTATCCTGACGTTTTGTGATGCAAACTAA
- a CDS encoding chorismate--pyruvate lyase family protein gives MQTKSSKRSTQFLKAAQWHNHVNAVCASAPMRDWLINRASLTARLVAASQQFRVQRLHQRQAICLADEFAEIALHRPQKVLERDVLLRCDGDAMVYAHTVVPLTASASQWPLFAALGEKSLGSTLFKDPLVERCALSYARLRFDHALMRRIHALQLLDEDVDSLLARRSVFRRKGGCLLVTEVFLPAIEFLNK, from the coding sequence ATGCAAACTAAGTCGTCTAAGCGCTCTACGCAGTTTTTGAAGGCTGCGCAATGGCATAATCATGTTAATGCGGTGTGCGCCTCTGCGCCTATGCGCGATTGGCTGATTAATCGAGCCTCTTTGACGGCCAGGTTGGTGGCAGCTAGCCAGCAGTTTCGGGTGCAGCGCTTGCATCAACGGCAGGCTATTTGTCTGGCCGATGAATTTGCCGAGATCGCTTTGCATAGACCTCAGAAAGTGCTGGAGCGCGATGTGTTGTTACGCTGCGACGGTGACGCGATGGTGTATGCGCACACCGTGGTACCGCTTACGGCCAGCGCATCGCAATGGCCTTTGTTCGCGGCGCTCGGTGAAAAATCCCTGGGCAGCACTTTGTTTAAGGATCCCTTGGTAGAGCGCTGCGCCTTGAGTTACGCACGCTTGCGCTTTGACCATGCCTTAATGCGGCGGATTCATGCTTTGCAGTTGCTGGACGAGGATGTCGACAGCTTATTGGCGCGACGCTCAGTATTTCGGCGTAAGGGCGGCTGTTTATTGGTGACCGAAGTTTTTTTACCTGCAATTGAATTTTTGAATAAATAA
- a CDS encoding ribonuclease catalytic domain-containing protein, which translates to MNLFFEESGDFKAGSVMSQAGEAYQVELASGKRSKVRVKDVLLQFATPDAASLMEQAKLVATEIDLEFLWEVAGQEEFGFAELGAEYFGHAPQAVEAAGLILALHTAPIYFYKKGRGRYKAAPEISLKAALAGIEKKKQQALIQASYVEHLKQHRLPEQLKALALQLLFKPDKNSIEYKAWAEACDALQTAPAQLMLECGGLASAKDFHLSKFLFESFPKGLAFPDVAIPALPDNLPVAEVQAFSIDDVTTTEIDDAFSVVRLADNQVRIGIHIAAPTLGIKRDDALDLMARARMSTVYMPGDKITMLPDALVETYTLGAGQTRPALSLYVTLDMQDWSVLSTETKVEAVPMAANLRHNDLDTLVTEENLANDAGEYPHKADIALIWQWALVLEQGRMAKREGFGLKPEQTNRVDFNFYVDDDVVSIVRRKRGAPLDKMVAELMIFANSTWGKFMADHGVPGIYRAQGGGSGGWAAKMQVRMVTHAAPHQGLGVDQYAWSTSPLRRYTDLVNQWQIIACVQNGVTAPLVAPFKPKDADLFAIVSAFEAAYSAYSDFQNNMERYWCLRWLQQENQRQVEAVVLKDEVLRLVEIPLIIRLAGMPSVARGAQVKLDILRWNELDLSVEARLLEMLTTVTDEGMEEEAEQVDGAETSTDTHGEAAEFETDAETQAETLAEESAEADSESESATGPDDTLSA; encoded by the coding sequence ATGAATTTATTTTTTGAAGAATCCGGTGATTTTAAGGCGGGTAGTGTGATGTCGCAGGCCGGCGAGGCTTACCAGGTAGAACTTGCCAGTGGCAAGCGTAGCAAGGTCAGGGTCAAGGATGTCTTGCTGCAATTTGCGACGCCCGATGCGGCCAGTTTGATGGAGCAAGCCAAATTGGTGGCAACTGAGATCGATCTGGAGTTTTTGTGGGAAGTCGCGGGTCAGGAAGAATTTGGTTTCGCTGAGCTCGGTGCCGAATATTTTGGCCACGCACCACAAGCGGTCGAGGCTGCCGGTTTAATCCTGGCGCTGCATACCGCACCCATCTATTTTTATAAAAAAGGCCGTGGTCGTTATAAGGCCGCGCCAGAGATTTCTTTGAAGGCGGCCTTAGCGGGCATAGAAAAGAAAAAGCAACAAGCCTTGATCCAGGCGTCGTATGTCGAGCATCTGAAGCAGCACCGTTTGCCTGAGCAATTGAAGGCGCTGGCTTTGCAATTGCTGTTTAAGCCAGACAAGAACAGCATAGAATATAAAGCCTGGGCCGAAGCCTGCGATGCCTTGCAAACTGCGCCCGCGCAGTTGATGTTGGAGTGCGGCGGTCTCGCCAGCGCCAAAGATTTTCACTTATCCAAATTTTTATTTGAGAGCTTCCCTAAGGGACTGGCTTTTCCTGATGTGGCGATTCCTGCTTTGCCGGATAATTTGCCGGTGGCCGAGGTGCAAGCCTTCTCTATCGATGATGTCACCACCACCGAGATCGACGATGCTTTTTCTGTGGTGCGCTTAGCCGACAATCAGGTACGCATCGGTATTCATATCGCAGCGCCTACGCTAGGTATCAAGCGCGATGATGCGCTCGATCTGATGGCGCGCGCGCGCATGTCGACCGTGTACATGCCGGGCGACAAAATCACCATGTTGCCCGATGCGCTGGTCGAGACCTACACTTTGGGAGCTGGGCAAACCCGCCCCGCGCTGTCTTTGTATGTGACTTTGGATATGCAGGACTGGAGCGTGCTGTCCACCGAAACCAAGGTGGAAGCGGTGCCGATGGCGGCCAATCTTCGACACAATGATCTCGACACGCTGGTGACGGAAGAGAACCTCGCCAATGACGCTGGTGAGTACCCACACAAAGCCGACATTGCCTTGATCTGGCAGTGGGCGCTGGTGCTGGAGCAAGGTCGCATGGCTAAGCGCGAAGGCTTTGGCCTGAAACCTGAGCAAACCAATCGGGTCGATTTTAATTTTTATGTGGATGACGATGTGGTCTCTATCGTTAGACGCAAGCGCGGTGCACCTTTAGATAAAATGGTTGCAGAACTGATGATCTTCGCCAATAGCACCTGGGGCAAGTTCATGGCCGATCATGGCGTGCCGGGTATTTATCGCGCGCAAGGCGGCGGCTCTGGTGGCTGGGCTGCCAAGATGCAGGTGCGCATGGTGACACATGCCGCGCCGCATCAGGGCTTAGGGGTCGATCAATATGCCTGGAGCACCTCACCGCTGCGCCGTTACACCGATTTAGTCAATCAATGGCAAATCATCGCCTGCGTACAAAATGGTGTGACAGCACCCTTGGTGGCACCGTTTAAACCGAAAGATGCTGACCTGTTCGCCATCGTCTCGGCTTTTGAGGCGGCCTATTCAGCGTATTCCGACTTCCAAAATAATATGGAACGTTATTGGTGCTTACGTTGGTTGCAGCAAGAAAACCAGCGCCAGGTGGAAGCCGTGGTGTTGAAGGATGAAGTTTTGCGCCTGGTAGAAATTCCTCTAATTATTCGTTTAGCAGGCATGCCATCGGTGGCGCGCGGTGCTCAGGTCAAGCTCGATATCTTACGTTGGAATGAGCTCGATCTGAGTGTTGAAGCACGCTTATTAGAAATGCTCACGACCGTCACCGATGAGGGCATGGAGGAGGAAGCCGAGCAAGTTGATGGCGCTGAAACCAGCACCGACACACATGGCGAGGCGGCTGAATTTGAAACTGACGCTGAAACTCAGGCGGAAACACTGGCCGAAGAGAGTGCGGAGGCTGATTCCGAGTCCGAGTCAGCCACTGGTCCTGACGATACCCTGAGCGCTTAG
- a CDS encoding energy transducer TonB, whose translation MKSILDNLILTSAIFISVVVHGMLLLMHFVAPRPAETPATDPGLEVILVNAKHDKKPINAQALAQANLDGGGANDSGRSKSPLPDMSKTENGERVMVAKRQIEELEENQKKLMDQVRSKTKLSTQKPNEKLTPEENKLYNTGKDTQDSTQALARMAAEISQTIEDQNKRPRKTFITPSTQAVGYAMYYKALQKRVEDMGTMNFPQKDGRKLYGELIIYIPIFQDGSIYERDGGPKVEKSSGNPALDAAALRIVRRAAPFGKFPPNMRSKDKDDLWVVITRFKFTRDEQLETELRGGAK comes from the coding sequence GTGAAATCGATTCTTGATAACCTGATACTGACTTCTGCTATTTTCATTTCCGTGGTGGTGCACGGTATGCTGTTGTTGATGCATTTTGTCGCGCCCAGACCGGCTGAGACTCCTGCCACCGATCCTGGTTTGGAAGTCATTTTAGTCAATGCCAAACACGATAAAAAACCGATCAATGCGCAAGCGCTGGCGCAAGCCAATCTCGATGGCGGTGGCGCAAATGATAGTGGTCGGTCCAAATCGCCTTTGCCAGACATGAGTAAAACCGAAAATGGCGAACGCGTCATGGTGGCCAAGCGACAGATAGAAGAATTGGAAGAGAACCAGAAAAAATTGATGGATCAGGTTCGTAGTAAGACCAAGCTGTCGACGCAAAAGCCGAATGAAAAACTGACGCCAGAAGAAAATAAACTCTATAACACAGGAAAAGATACTCAGGACAGTACGCAGGCGCTAGCGCGTATGGCCGCCGAAATTTCTCAGACCATAGAAGACCAGAATAAACGTCCGCGCAAAACTTTCATTACTCCCAGCACTCAGGCAGTTGGCTACGCCATGTATTACAAGGCCTTGCAAAAACGCGTAGAGGATATGGGAACCATGAATTTCCCGCAAAAAGATGGGCGTAAATTGTATGGCGAATTGATTATTTATATCCCGATTTTCCAGGATGGCAGCATCTACGAAAGAGATGGCGGACCTAAGGTAGAGAAGTCTTCAGGTAATCCTGCGCTGGATGCCGCTGCCTTGCGCATCGTAAGGCGCGCCGCTCCTTTTGGGAAATTCCCGCCGAATATGCGCTCAAAGGATAAAGATGATTTATGGGTAGTGATTACCCGTTTTAAATTTACCCGGGATGAACAACTGGAGACAGAATTGCGCGGAGGGGCAAAATGA
- the aroE gene encoding shikimate dehydrogenase — MSHFSAPDQYVVIGNPIAHSKSPSIHAHFAGICAQHMEYARLLAPLDGFAASVAAFRQAGGKGANVTVPFKLEAYALATQLSPRAQLAGAVNTLSFNGDQIFGDNTDGVGLVNDIVRNAGIALKNKRILLLGAGGAARGVLLPLLSEQPAEFVIANRTLSKAEELIVLAQQHGNGTVKLQSCVWAALQGRFDLIINATSASLSDEVPPISATLFDSNTLAYDMMYGAQMTAFLRFAQTQGAQLRDGLGMLVEQAAESFYIWRGVRPETAALMLELRRALESQ, encoded by the coding sequence ATGAGTCATTTCTCTGCGCCGGATCAGTATGTGGTGATAGGTAATCCTATCGCCCACAGTAAATCACCCAGCATCCACGCGCATTTCGCAGGCATTTGCGCGCAGCATATGGAATATGCGCGGCTACTGGCCCCGCTGGATGGTTTTGCTGCTAGCGTTGCGGCATTTCGGCAGGCGGGCGGCAAAGGCGCGAACGTGACTGTGCCTTTCAAGTTGGAGGCGTATGCTTTGGCGACACAACTGTCGCCACGTGCGCAACTGGCCGGTGCCGTGAATACCCTCAGCTTTAATGGAGATCAAATTTTTGGTGATAACACCGACGGCGTCGGTTTGGTCAATGATATTGTGCGCAATGCTGGCATTGCATTGAAAAATAAGCGCATCTTATTATTAGGTGCGGGCGGCGCGGCGCGTGGGGTTTTGCTGCCACTATTGTCTGAGCAGCCTGCTGAGTTTGTGATCGCCAATCGCACTCTGAGTAAGGCAGAAGAATTAATAGTATTAGCGCAGCAGCATGGCAACGGCACTGTCAAATTGCAGTCCTGTGTATGGGCTGCCTTGCAAGGCAGGTTTGATCTGATTATTAATGCGACTTCCGCCAGTCTCAGTGATGAGGTGCCGCCGATTTCAGCCACTTTGTTTGACAGTAATACCTTAGCCTACGACATGATGTATGGCGCGCAGATGACGGCGTTTTTGCGCTTTGCGCAAACTCAGGGCGCGCAATTGCGTGATGGTTTGGGGATGCTGGTAGAGCAGGCGGCTGAATCTTTTTATATCTGGCGTGGCGTGCGCCCAGAAACGGCAGCACTGATGCTGGAGTTGCGCCGGGCTTTGGAGTCGCAATGA
- the mtgA gene encoding monofunctional biosynthetic peptidoglycan transglycosylase — translation MKKLLLWLILLPLGLFFLLQIYFFLQICWWINFNPSSTSFMRQQLSVLQEKNPDAKLQHKWVPYARISVNLKRAVISSEDDGFSEHDGVDWDAMQKAYEKNQKKGKLKYGGSTITQQLAKNLFLSGERSYLRKGQELIITYMLELCMSKERILEIYLNVVEWGVGVFGAEAASQHYYKISAAALGPAQAARLAVMLPKPRFFDTHTGSVYLQKRSELILKRMNSAELP, via the coding sequence ATGAAAAAATTACTTCTATGGTTGATCTTGCTGCCGCTAGGATTATTTTTTCTATTGCAGATCTATTTTTTCTTGCAAATTTGCTGGTGGATTAATTTCAACCCGAGTTCCACCAGTTTCATGCGCCAGCAATTATCCGTCTTGCAGGAAAAAAATCCTGATGCAAAATTGCAGCATAAATGGGTACCGTACGCCCGTATCTCGGTCAATTTGAAGCGCGCCGTAATCAGTTCCGAAGACGATGGGTTTTCTGAGCATGACGGTGTCGATTGGGATGCGATGCAAAAGGCTTACGAAAAAAATCAAAAAAAGGGCAAGCTCAAATACGGCGGCTCGACCATCACTCAGCAGTTGGCTAAAAATCTTTTTCTATCCGGTGAACGCAGTTATTTGCGTAAGGGTCAGGAGTTGATCATTACCTATATGCTGGAATTGTGTATGAGTAAGGAGCGCATACTCGAGATCTATTTAAATGTGGTGGAGTGGGGTGTCGGGGTGTTTGGCGCCGAGGCAGCCTCACAACATTATTACAAAATTAGTGCGGCAGCACTGGGGCCAGCGCAAGCGGCCAGACTTGCCGTTATGCTGCCAAAGCCGCGGTTTTTTGATACACATACCGGCTCGGTTTACTTACAAAAACGCAGTGAATTAATCTTAAAGCGTATGAATTCCGCGGAGTTGCCATGA
- the corA gene encoding magnesium/cobalt transporter CorA: MINVFVLHNGRLSQINVENREDLENTLPIWVDLTDPNEDEREWVKSIYGVTLPGEDEVKDIEASARYYEADSGDLHLRTDFLIDDDDQPASTVTVAFILARDILFSVHAVDLPVFRLVRMRARSRPGSIADYKDVLMDLYATDAEYSADALEGIYQNLEDVSRAVLQKNFSDQDAALALNAIAQEEDLNGRIRRNMMDTRRAVSFLMRGRLLNSEQFEEARQILRDIESLDGHTSFLFDKINFLMDATVGFININQNKIIKIFSVASVAFLPPTLIASIYGMNFHGWFPELDWTFGYPFALALMLASAITPFWYFRQRGWLK; this comes from the coding sequence ATGATTAATGTTTTTGTCTTGCATAACGGGCGCTTGAGCCAGATTAATGTTGAAAATCGGGAAGACCTGGAAAATACTTTGCCGATTTGGGTCGATCTCACCGACCCGAACGAGGATGAGCGCGAATGGGTAAAAAGTATCTATGGCGTGACCTTGCCGGGCGAGGATGAGGTCAAGGATATTGAAGCATCAGCCCGTTATTACGAAGCCGATAGCGGAGATCTGCATTTACGCACAGATTTTTTAATTGATGATGACGATCAGCCAGCCAGTACTGTGACGGTGGCTTTTATTCTGGCACGCGATATTTTATTTTCCGTGCATGCGGTCGATCTTCCGGTGTTTCGTCTGGTGCGTATGCGGGCGCGTTCACGACCAGGCTCTATTGCAGATTACAAAGATGTCTTGATGGACTTGTATGCGACCGATGCCGAATATTCGGCCGATGCACTAGAAGGTATTTATCAAAATCTGGAAGACGTCAGTCGCGCGGTTCTACAAAAAAACTTTTCAGATCAGGATGCCGCACTGGCCTTGAACGCGATTGCGCAAGAAGAAGATTTGAACGGGAGAATCCGCCGCAATATGATGGATACTCGGCGCGCTGTCAGCTTCTTGATGCGCGGGCGTTTATTAAATTCTGAGCAGTTTGAGGAAGCTAGACAAATTTTACGCGATATAGAATCACTGGATGGACATACCTCATTTTTGTTCGATAAGATCAACTTCTTAATGGATGCCACCGTCGGTTTTATTAATATTAACCAGAATAAGATCATTAAAATATTCTCGGTCGCTTCGGTGGCTTTTCTCCCTCCTACCTTAATCGCCAGTATTTATGGGATGAATTTCCACGGCTGGTTCCCCGAATTGGATTGGACATTTGGCTATCCCTTTGCGCTTGCCTTAATGCTGGCTTCCGCGATTACTCCGTTTTGGTATTTCAGGCAACGTGGTTGGCTGAAATAA
- a CDS encoding type I secretion system permease/ATPase — MTQMETPLDPAPVNARNTAGFGTGIREDLLHRDPLLDCLVELTRIHGRPSTRAALSAGLPLLAEGLTPSLFARAAAHAGFSAKVVRRDLNKIDTALFPVILLLKDNEACLLQKWSEDGLSAQLLLPDSGQGAVSMGHDELKARYSGVAIFSRPHFRFDQRTPPLVVVPQRHWFWGAILEQKPIFKDILAAALLINLFALAMPLFTMNVYDRVVPNFAVETLWVFAFGISLVLILEYVVRLLRGHFISLVSNRIDLKLSALIMERVLGMRMSQRPASVGAFASNLRSFETVRDFIASATVTALIDLPFAILFLFALIWIAWPLALLPMLGIIIVVIYSYMVQHKMRELSETTFRAAALRNSTLVESLTTLETIKAHGAESQMQAKWEKTTAFLARVNSDLKLLSASSINGAAAIQQLVNVAVVIAGVYLIHEKMMTMGGLIAATMLAGRAMSPVGQVVGLLLQYEGAKNSLASLEKIMATPSERSDESAFVHRPEILGQIEFKNVHFSYPGRSEEALRGVSFKIAPGERVVIIGRVGSGKSTMEKLILGLYAPTKGAVLLDDVDLRQLDPADLRRSLGYVEQDSMLFYGSLRENITIRAPYADDRAVVAAAELAGLTEFVNSHPEGFDMLISERGENVSGGQRQSIAIARAALLDPPVLLLDEPTSAMDYPSEAQFKERIGKYAMHKTMIIVTHRPSLMDLASRIIVVDHGMIVADGPKDKVMAALQSGQIGRAK, encoded by the coding sequence ATGACACAAATGGAAACGCCTTTAGATCCGGCCCCAGTGAATGCCCGCAATACCGCGGGCTTTGGCACCGGAATTCGTGAGGATTTATTGCATCGCGATCCTTTGCTCGATTGTCTGGTCGAGTTGACCCGCATCCACGGTAGACCGAGCACCCGCGCCGCTTTGTCTGCTGGGCTTCCTTTGCTAGCTGAGGGATTGACTCCTTCATTGTTTGCCAGAGCTGCTGCGCATGCCGGTTTTTCCGCCAAGGTGGTCAGACGTGATCTAAATAAAATCGATACGGCACTTTTTCCCGTTATTCTTTTGTTAAAGGATAATGAGGCTTGCTTATTGCAAAAGTGGTCTGAAGATGGTTTGAGTGCGCAATTGTTATTGCCTGATTCTGGGCAAGGCGCTGTCAGCATGGGGCATGATGAGCTCAAGGCGCGCTATTCTGGCGTTGCAATTTTTTCCCGTCCGCATTTTCGTTTTGATCAGCGTACCCCGCCTTTGGTAGTGGTGCCGCAGCGGCATTGGTTTTGGGGCGCGATCCTCGAACAAAAACCTATATTTAAAGACATATTGGCGGCGGCCTTGCTGATTAACTTGTTCGCACTCGCCATGCCTTTGTTCACCATGAACGTGTATGACAGAGTGGTTCCCAATTTTGCAGTTGAAACGCTGTGGGTGTTTGCCTTTGGTATTAGCCTTGTGCTGATACTCGAATATGTGGTGCGCTTATTGCGCGGGCATTTCATCAGTTTGGTGAGCAATCGCATCGACCTAAAATTATCAGCACTGATCATGGAGCGCGTATTGGGCATGCGTATGTCGCAAAGACCCGCCTCGGTTGGTGCTTTCGCCTCAAATTTACGCTCGTTTGAAACAGTCAGAGATTTCATTGCATCGGCTACCGTGACCGCGCTGATTGATCTACCGTTCGCCATTCTATTCCTATTTGCCTTGATCTGGATCGCCTGGCCTTTGGCTCTATTGCCTATGCTTGGTATCATTATCGTGGTCATTTATAGCTATATGGTGCAGCACAAGATGCGTGAATTGTCGGAGACGACTTTCCGTGCCGCCGCCTTGCGTAATTCGACTTTAGTCGAAAGCCTGACCACCTTGGAAACGATCAAGGCGCATGGCGCGGAAAGCCAGATGCAAGCGAAGTGGGAAAAAACCACGGCATTTTTGGCGCGCGTCAATTCCGACCTTAAGCTGCTCTCCGCCTCCAGCATCAATGGTGCGGCCGCAATACAGCAATTGGTGAACGTGGCAGTGGTAATCGCCGGTGTCTATCTGATCCATGAAAAAATGATGACTATGGGGGGCTTGATTGCAGCGACCATGTTGGCGGGACGTGCTATGTCGCCAGTCGGACAGGTGGTCGGATTACTGTTGCAGTATGAGGGCGCCAAGAATTCTCTGGCATCGCTGGAGAAAATCATGGCGACACCCTCAGAGCGCAGTGATGAGAGCGCGTTTGTGCACAGACCTGAAATTCTCGGACAGATAGAATTTAAAAACGTGCATTTCAGTTATCCTGGCCGTAGCGAAGAGGCACTACGCGGCGTCAGTTTTAAGATCGCGCCAGGCGAACGTGTCGTGATCATAGGCCGGGTAGGCTCAGGCAAGTCGACTATGGAAAAACTGATACTCGGTTTGTACGCACCGACTAAGGGGGCTGTGTTACTCGATGACGTAGATCTGCGCCAATTGGATCCTGCCGACTTGCGCCGTAGTTTAGGCTATGTTGAGCAAGATTCTATGTTGTTCTATGGCAGTCTGCGTGAAAACATCACCATCCGCGCTCCGTATGCGGATGATAGGGCCGTGGTCGCTGCGGCAGAGCTGGCGGGGCTGACCGAGTTTGTGAATAGCCACCCGGAAGGTTTTGATATGCTCATTAGTGAGCGTGGTGAAAATGTCTCTGGCGGACAGCGTCAAAGTATAGCGATAGCGCGTGCCGCATTATTGGATCCGCCTGTGCTCTTGTTAGATGAACCTACTAGCGCGATGGATTACCCATCCGAGGCGCAGTTCAAAGAGCGTATCGGCAAATACGCAATGCATAAAACCATGATCATCGTCACTCATAGGCCTAGCCTGATGGATTTGGCAAGTCGTATTATCGTGGTCGATCACGGCATGATAGTAGCGGATGGACCTAAGGATAAAGTCATGGCGGCCTTGCAATCTGGTCAGATTGGGAGGGCTAAATAA
- a CDS encoding HlyD family type I secretion periplasmic adaptor subunit: MAKLRLFGLAMIAWMEKLRLRFGISPGLWLERWKDDVSLPESDFMQDADSIILQQEPLRARILLHALLGSFLLFILWAGLVHVDEITKGEGKVIPSRQLQVLQSLDGGIVTEILVKEGQVVKEGQILLQVDTTRFESSVKENRSQYLSLTAKAARLRALGDGKAFVPPPEVMQEDPKTADEEQRLYETANSEMQAQVSIARQQLAQRGQEQAEASARQRQASQAYESSQKELSVTKPLLGSGAVSEVELLRLERDVSRFKGERDIATAQIARTQAAIGEANRKIQEVELAARNNASKELSETMARLNALIQSGTGLADKVKQSAIRSPVRGTVKRLLVNTVGGVVQPGRDVVEVVPTEGKLLLEAKVAPKDIAFLAPGQKAVVKFTAYDFSTYGGLEAKLEHIGADSVTDERGNTFYIVRVSTTNAALSGGQPIIPGMVAEVDIITGKKTILSYLLKPVLRAKQSALTER, translated from the coding sequence ATGGCTAAGTTGCGCTTGTTTGGCTTGGCAATGATTGCATGGATGGAGAAACTGCGTCTGCGTTTCGGTATTTCACCCGGACTGTGGCTAGAGCGCTGGAAGGACGATGTCAGCCTTCCTGAATCTGACTTCATGCAGGATGCGGATAGCATCATTCTGCAACAGGAGCCATTGCGCGCGCGCATACTCTTGCATGCACTCTTGGGCTCCTTCCTATTGTTTATACTTTGGGCTGGTTTGGTGCACGTGGATGAAATCACCAAAGGTGAGGGCAAGGTTATCCCATCAAGACAGTTGCAGGTATTGCAGAGTTTGGACGGCGGTATCGTCACCGAGATTTTGGTCAAGGAGGGACAGGTAGTCAAGGAAGGGCAGATCTTGCTACAGGTAGACACCACCCGTTTTGAGTCCTCCGTCAAAGAAAACCGGTCACAATATCTTTCCCTCACCGCCAAGGCCGCGCGTTTGCGTGCCTTGGGGGATGGCAAGGCTTTTGTGCCACCGCCTGAGGTAATGCAGGAAGATCCTAAAACCGCAGATGAAGAGCAGCGTCTGTATGAAACTGCGAATTCTGAAATGCAGGCGCAAGTCTCCATTGCGCGGCAGCAGTTGGCGCAAAGAGGGCAGGAGCAGGCCGAGGCTAGCGCGCGCCAAAGACAAGCTTCGCAAGCGTATGAGTCTAGTCAAAAAGAGCTGTCTGTCACCAAACCCTTGCTCGGTTCTGGCGCTGTTTCTGAAGTTGAATTACTCCGCCTGGAGCGCGATGTGTCCCGCTTCAAGGGGGAGCGCGATATCGCCACCGCGCAGATCGCCCGTACTCAGGCTGCAATCGGTGAGGCGAATCGGAAAATACAAGAAGTCGAATTGGCAGCCCGTAACAACGCTAGTAAAGAATTGTCAGAAACCATGGCAAGATTAAATGCTCTGATACAAAGCGGTACCGGTCTGGCGGATAAGGTCAAGCAGTCGGCAATACGCTCGCCGGTGCGTGGTACGGTCAAGCGCTTGCTGGTCAACACCGTTGGTGGCGTGGTGCAGCCAGGCCGTGATGTGGTAGAGGTGGTGCCTACTGAAGGTAAATTATTATTGGAGGCCAAGGTGGCTCCAAAAGATATCGCTTTCCTGGCGCCGGGACAAAAAGCCGTGGTGAAATTTACTGCTTATGATTTCTCCACCTACGGTGGCTTAGAGGCAAAATTAGAGCACATAGGGGCCGATTCGGTCACCGACGAACGCGGCAATACTTTCTATATTGTGAGAGTGTCGACCACAAATGCCGCTTTATCCGGTGGCCAGCCGATTATTCCGGGTATGGTGGCCGAGGTGGATATCATTACCGGTAAGAAAACTATACTTTCTTACCTGCTCAAACCTGTCTTAAGAGCGAAACAATCTGCCTTAACTGAACGATGA